In one window of Arthrobacter pascens DNA:
- a CDS encoding phosphatase PAP2 family protein translates to MTEIFQPPVVVTLQLLISPLIEAGFPGTVVYGALAALFVCVLPLFLLLALVRLGKVTDHHVSNRKQRAPVLLMALASVLAGLLVLESAAAPRSVMVMVLAVVAGILVLAAVSPFWKMSGHAAAISSSAAISVLMLGPAWLPLLILIPAVGWSRVVLRAHTTGQVIAGSLFGGLVMAGLWWLLRGWLV, encoded by the coding sequence TTGACCGAGATTTTCCAGCCGCCTGTGGTGGTAACCCTGCAGCTGCTGATTAGCCCCCTCATCGAGGCGGGGTTCCCCGGAACCGTCGTATACGGAGCGCTCGCTGCCCTTTTTGTGTGCGTCCTGCCGCTGTTCCTGCTGCTGGCGCTGGTGAGGCTGGGGAAGGTGACAGACCACCACGTCAGCAACCGTAAACAGCGTGCTCCGGTTCTGCTCATGGCCCTCGCGTCGGTGCTCGCAGGGCTGCTGGTGCTGGAATCCGCAGCCGCGCCGCGGAGCGTGATGGTCATGGTTCTGGCTGTCGTGGCCGGCATCCTCGTGCTGGCCGCAGTGAGCCCGTTCTGGAAGATGAGCGGGCACGCAGCAGCCATATCGTCTTCTGCCGCCATCTCCGTGCTGATGCTGGGGCCGGCCTGGCTGCCTTTGCTGATCCTGATACCGGCAGTGGGCTGGTCCCGTGTGGTGCTCCGGGCCCACACTACGGGTCAGGTCATAGCCGGCTCACTGTTTGGCGGCCTGGTGATGGCGGGCCTGTGGTGGCTTCTGCGAGGCTGGCTGGTGTAA
- a CDS encoding universal stress protein, whose protein sequence is MSGIIVVGVDGSGTAKKAAESARDLAAALGASLHVVSAFDSDRTEIFGSGSDEWIVSDADGAENVAKTVADSLAGDIKVTYSAARGKPAEALIREAGRLDAKMIVVGNRRMRGIGRVLGSVANSVAHNAPCDVYIANTYDAD, encoded by the coding sequence ATGAGCGGAATTATTGTTGTTGGGGTTGACGGCAGCGGAACCGCCAAGAAGGCCGCCGAGTCCGCACGCGATCTGGCCGCCGCCCTCGGCGCGTCGCTGCACGTGGTGTCAGCCTTCGACAGCGACCGCACGGAGATCTTCGGCAGCGGCAGCGACGAGTGGATCGTCTCCGACGCCGACGGCGCCGAGAACGTCGCCAAGACGGTTGCGGACTCCCTGGCAGGAGATATCAAAGTGACCTACTCAGCGGCGCGCGGCAAGCCTGCCGAGGCACTTATTCGGGAGGCCGGGCGCCTGGACGCCAAGATGATCGTGGTGGGCAACCGCAGGATGCGCGGCATCGGCCGCGTGCTGGGGAGCGTGGCCAACAGCGTTGCCCACAACGCCCCGTGCGACGTCTACATCGCCAACACCTACGACGCCGACTAA
- a CDS encoding aminotransferase-like domain-containing protein produces MTNETLDTAGLLPAEAIDALERAATSAHRHDGLFSERAANIRQSAVRDVFDVSMRPGLVSLAGGSPYLQSLPLERLAETAAAIIANEGLIALQYGGGQGMEELRKQICEVMAAEGILDAVPQNVVITAGSQSAQDVATKVFCNPGDVVLVENPTYVGALNTFEAYQVKVETVEMDDDGLVPELLGARIAALQTAGKNIKFLYTIPSFNNPSGITLAKERRQRIVEICRNANILVLEDNPYGLLRFDGAPLAPLRADHPGDVIYLGSFSKIFAPGLRIGWALVPEHLQRRYYLASESVTLCPPTLNQMLVSAYLRDYDWKGQIAIYRGLYAERCQAMLDALDEHMPDGISWTTPEGGFFVWVTLPQGVDTYPLLQKAIDAGVVFIPGAAFTPSDEPSNKLRLAFSAVPPEAITEGVRRLAPVLREAIAGL; encoded by the coding sequence GTGACCAATGAAACACTTGACACCGCAGGGCTGCTTCCAGCCGAGGCCATCGACGCACTCGAACGCGCTGCCACCTCCGCCCATCGCCATGATGGCCTCTTCTCAGAGCGCGCAGCCAACATCAGGCAATCGGCGGTCCGGGACGTTTTTGATGTCTCCATGCGGCCCGGGCTGGTTTCCCTCGCCGGCGGCAGCCCTTACCTGCAGTCACTGCCCCTGGAACGGCTGGCTGAGACCGCCGCCGCGATCATCGCGAACGAGGGCCTGATCGCCCTGCAGTACGGCGGCGGCCAGGGCATGGAAGAACTCCGCAAACAGATCTGTGAAGTGATGGCGGCCGAAGGAATCCTCGACGCCGTCCCGCAGAACGTGGTGATCACCGCCGGTTCCCAGTCCGCGCAGGATGTGGCCACCAAGGTTTTCTGCAACCCCGGCGACGTCGTCCTCGTGGAGAACCCTACCTATGTGGGCGCACTCAACACCTTTGAGGCCTACCAGGTGAAGGTGGAAACCGTGGAGATGGATGACGACGGCCTGGTCCCCGAACTGCTTGGGGCCAGGATTGCCGCACTCCAGACGGCCGGGAAAAACATCAAGTTCCTCTACACTATTCCAAGCTTCAACAACCCTTCCGGCATCACCCTGGCCAAGGAGCGCCGCCAGCGCATCGTTGAGATATGCCGCAATGCGAATATTCTGGTGCTCGAGGACAATCCGTACGGTCTGCTGCGTTTTGACGGGGCTCCACTGGCACCGCTGCGGGCGGACCATCCGGGGGACGTCATCTACCTGGGCTCATTCTCCAAGATCTTTGCGCCCGGCCTGCGCATCGGATGGGCCCTGGTTCCGGAGCATCTCCAGCGGCGCTACTATCTGGCCTCTGAGTCCGTCACGCTGTGTCCGCCGACGCTGAACCAGATGCTGGTGTCAGCCTACCTCCGGGACTATGACTGGAAGGGGCAGATCGCAATCTACCGCGGGCTCTACGCAGAGAGGTGCCAGGCAATGCTCGATGCGCTCGACGAGCACATGCCCGACGGCATCAGCTGGACCACCCCGGAAGGAGGCTTCTTCGTGTGGGTGACCCTGCCGCAAGGCGTGGATACCTATCCTCTGCTGCAGAAGGCAATCGATGCCGGCGTCGTGTTTATCCCGGGCGCAGCCTTCACTCCGTCTGATGAACCGTCCAACAAACTGCGGCTGGCGTTCAGTGCCGTGCCCCCGGAAGCCATTACCGAAGGAGTGCGGCGTCTGGCCCCCGTGCTGCGGGAAGCCATCGCAGGGCTGTAG
- a CDS encoding isocitrate lyase/PEP mutase family protein — MTTPPHSAANAAAFHALHQAGTSPLVLVNVWDAASARLVEEAGATAIATSSSAISWSLGFPDGNNLPRALAMEALRRIVAATGLPVTADIETGYAGSGSSYGGGLLRDTVLAVLDTGAIGINFEDSGDSPLTAVDDQCRRLSLIRETAASTGVELFINARTDTYLSGHYPDQAFEETIRRAEAYLAAGASGIFVPGVTDLRVLHELSLGIDAPLNALAGVGAPSVGELYDAGVQRISIGGNTAKAAYAKVAKVAAMVLGDGNWSELAGARSHAAMDALFEDHVPFDD; from the coding sequence ATGACAACGCCCCCGCACTCCGCCGCCAATGCAGCCGCCTTCCACGCCCTCCACCAGGCGGGCACGTCGCCCCTGGTCCTGGTCAACGTGTGGGACGCCGCGTCCGCCAGACTCGTGGAAGAGGCCGGGGCCACTGCCATCGCCACCTCCAGCTCGGCAATCTCATGGAGCCTGGGCTTCCCTGACGGCAACAACCTCCCGCGGGCGCTGGCGATGGAAGCGCTGAGGAGGATCGTCGCCGCTACCGGTCTCCCGGTGACGGCGGACATCGAAACCGGCTATGCGGGCAGCGGCAGCAGCTATGGCGGCGGACTCCTGCGGGACACCGTCCTGGCGGTGCTGGACACGGGCGCAATCGGCATCAACTTCGAGGACTCGGGCGACTCTCCACTCACCGCCGTCGACGACCAGTGCCGGCGCCTGAGCCTGATCCGGGAGACTGCGGCGTCCACCGGCGTCGAACTTTTCATCAATGCACGCACTGACACCTACCTGTCCGGTCATTACCCTGACCAGGCCTTCGAGGAGACCATCCGGCGCGCCGAGGCCTACCTCGCGGCAGGCGCCAGCGGCATCTTTGTCCCCGGGGTGACTGACCTGCGCGTTCTGCACGAACTTTCGCTTGGGATTGATGCTCCGCTGAACGCACTTGCGGGTGTGGGGGCGCCGTCTGTGGGCGAACTTTACGACGCCGGCGTGCAGCGCATCAGCATCGGCGGCAACACTGCGAAGGCCGCGTATGCAAAAGTAGCCAAGGTGGCAGCCATGGTACTGGGCGACGGGAACTGGTCCGAGCTGGCAGGAGCCCGCAGCCACGCCGCCATGGATGCCCTCTTCGAAGACCACGTGCCGTTCGATGATTAA
- a CDS encoding NAD(P)H-dependent oxidoreductase, translated as MPKSTVLTLVGSLRADSINQKLAEAIQLNAPEQVDVVIHDSLGNIPFYNEDIDVEGQIPPAAAALRAAANEADTLLLVTPEHNGTVPASLKNAIDWLSRPYGAGALVGKPTAVVGTAFGQFGGVWAQDEARKAAGIAGAQVLEDVKLAVPGSMVRFAELHPKDDAEVVEQIKGVFDALEAARVPA; from the coding sequence ATGCCCAAGAGCACTGTACTCACCCTCGTCGGCAGCCTTCGCGCCGATTCCATCAACCAGAAGCTCGCCGAGGCCATCCAGTTGAACGCTCCGGAACAGGTGGACGTGGTCATCCACGACAGCCTGGGCAACATTCCGTTCTACAACGAGGACATCGACGTTGAAGGCCAGATCCCTCCGGCCGCCGCCGCTCTTCGTGCAGCAGCCAACGAAGCCGACACCCTGCTCCTGGTTACCCCCGAGCACAACGGAACAGTTCCCGCTTCGCTGAAGAATGCCATCGACTGGCTGTCCCGCCCGTACGGCGCCGGAGCCCTCGTGGGCAAGCCGACCGCCGTCGTCGGTACGGCCTTTGGCCAGTTCGGTGGAGTCTGGGCCCAGGATGAAGCGCGTAAGGCAGCCGGCATCGCCGGGGCCCAGGTGCTTGAGGACGTCAAGCTGGCGGTTCCGGGCTCCATGGTGCGGTTTGCCGAACTGCACCCGAAGGATGACGCCGAAGTCGTTGAGCAGATCAAGGGCGTCTTCGATGCACTGGAAGCTGCCCGCGTTCCCGCCTAG
- a CDS encoding TetR/AcrR family transcriptional regulator: protein MTFIPLEPGSPPGPSPERRDAARNRERLLGAARELIEQCGADALTMDRLAEAAGVGKGTVFRRFGSRAGLMMTLLSDAEADFQARFMFGPPPLGPGAPGLDRLVAFGAARIAFVLEYGELARAADVSARNRFEVPAVVLWHRHIEFLLREEGMDSDPWLMAMFLGAALEPDRLLHTVRVRTVSPDRLAESWRELVTRVVRGG from the coding sequence GTGACGTTCATCCCATTGGAGCCCGGCTCACCGCCGGGGCCTTCCCCTGAACGCAGAGATGCTGCGCGGAACCGGGAGCGGTTGCTGGGAGCCGCCCGGGAACTCATTGAGCAATGCGGAGCGGACGCGCTCACCATGGACCGGCTTGCCGAAGCCGCAGGTGTCGGTAAGGGCACCGTCTTTCGCCGGTTCGGCAGCAGGGCCGGCCTGATGATGACGCTCCTCAGCGATGCGGAGGCCGATTTCCAGGCCCGCTTCATGTTCGGCCCGCCCCCGCTGGGGCCCGGTGCGCCCGGCCTGGACCGGCTGGTTGCTTTCGGGGCCGCAAGAATCGCCTTCGTGCTGGAGTACGGGGAACTCGCGAGGGCCGCCGATGTCTCCGCCCGTAACCGGTTTGAGGTGCCGGCCGTTGTGTTGTGGCACCGGCATATTGAGTTCCTGCTCCGTGAGGAAGGGATGGATTCGGATCCGTGGCTGATGGCGATGTTCCTTGGTGCGGCCCTGGAGCCGGATCGGCTGCTGCACACGGTCCGCGTCCGCACGGTCTCTCCGGACCGGCTCGCCGAATCGTGGCGAGAGTTGGTCACGCGCGTGGTCCGGGGCGGCTAG